From Planctomycetota bacterium, a single genomic window includes:
- a CDS encoding beta-galactosidase, whose translation MRRMLAAVAMSMTATAIARGAGPAPEAWSPAKATIMTRWAKEVSPDNALVEYPRPQMVREAWTNLNGLWDYAIVEAAAEAAPASWDGRILVPFAIESALSGVGKRVGPGKALWYQRTFERPATTAGGRLLLHFGAVDWQATVWVNGTQVGEHRGGYDPFTCDITDAIKGDGAQTLTVRVWDPSDAGAQPRGKQVERPEGIWYTPVTGIWQTVWLGPVPASYIQSLKITPHLAAKTAEIEIGASAAGQTAMIDRVELPGISGVKVETTTDPTRVIIRLENPRTWSPEDPYLYPVKITWKGPDGKTDTVESYFGMRSIEMKKDEAGFNRMFLNGKPVFEYGPLDQGWWPDGLYTAPTDAALRSDIEVTRQMGFNMCRKHVKVEPARWYYWADKLGLLVWQDMPSIMQRGKRMQAGSGSHKDVSFTPEEHATYMSEWEAIMAALHNHPSIVVWVPFNEGWGQHQTNEVIEWTMRRDPSRLVDGPSGWEDLGAGSMKDMHNYPGPGMFAVMDERISVLGEFGGLGLPVKDHLWQPDRNWGYRTYKDSDELGDHYRQLMINLHRLIGKGLAAAVYTQTTDVEGEVNGLLTYDREICKIGVEKLAKWNAELYMPPPMEKTIVPTSAEAPQQWRYTTTAPADDWMKPDFDASNWHEAPGGFGTPETPNTTVRTRWDTPDIWIRRTVELDAGAGELMLSIYHDEDAEVFINGVPATTVKGFVTNYVTMPLSAAATAALREGRNVIAIHCHQTGGGQYVDAGLIRLVPQGGR comes from the coding sequence ATGCGGCGGATGCTTGCGGCTGTGGCGATGTCGATGACGGCGACGGCGATCGCGCGGGGTGCGGGCCCGGCCCCGGAGGCGTGGTCGCCGGCCAAGGCGACGATCATGACACGATGGGCGAAGGAAGTTTCGCCGGACAACGCGCTCGTCGAGTATCCGCGGCCGCAGATGGTGCGCGAGGCGTGGACGAATCTGAACGGGCTGTGGGACTACGCCATTGTCGAAGCGGCGGCGGAGGCGGCGCCCGCGTCGTGGGACGGGCGGATTCTCGTGCCCTTCGCGATCGAGTCGGCGCTGAGCGGCGTAGGCAAACGCGTCGGGCCGGGCAAGGCGCTGTGGTATCAGCGCACGTTCGAACGGCCGGCGACCACGGCGGGCGGACGGCTGCTTCTGCACTTCGGCGCGGTCGACTGGCAGGCGACGGTGTGGGTCAACGGCACGCAAGTCGGCGAGCACCGCGGCGGGTATGACCCGTTCACGTGCGACATCACCGATGCGATCAAGGGCGATGGGGCGCAGACGCTGACGGTGCGCGTGTGGGACCCGAGCGATGCGGGGGCGCAGCCGCGCGGCAAGCAGGTCGAGCGGCCCGAAGGCATCTGGTACACGCCGGTCACGGGCATCTGGCAGACGGTCTGGCTCGGGCCGGTCCCGGCCAGCTACATCCAGTCACTCAAGATCACGCCGCACCTCGCCGCCAAGACCGCGGAGATCGAAATCGGTGCGAGCGCCGCCGGCCAGACGGCGATGATCGATCGCGTCGAATTGCCCGGTATTTCAGGCGTCAAAGTCGAGACCACCACCGATCCGACACGCGTGATCATCCGTCTCGAAAACCCGCGGACATGGTCGCCGGAAGATCCGTATCTGTACCCGGTGAAGATCACATGGAAAGGCCCCGACGGGAAGACGGACACGGTCGAAAGCTACTTCGGCATGCGCTCGATCGAGATGAAGAAGGACGAAGCGGGCTTCAACCGCATGTTCCTCAACGGCAAGCCGGTGTTCGAGTACGGCCCGCTGGATCAGGGGTGGTGGCCTGATGGTCTGTACACGGCTCCGACGGACGCGGCGCTGCGTTCTGACATCGAGGTGACGCGGCAGATGGGCTTTAACATGTGTCGCAAGCATGTGAAGGTCGAGCCGGCGCGGTGGTACTACTGGGCGGACAAGCTGGGGCTGCTCGTGTGGCAGGACATGCCGTCGATCATGCAGCGCGGCAAGCGCATGCAGGCGGGCAGCGGTTCGCACAAGGATGTGAGCTTCACGCCGGAGGAGCACGCGACGTACATGAGCGAATGGGAAGCGATCATGGCCGCGCTGCACAATCATCCGAGCATCGTGGTGTGGGTCCCTTTCAATGAAGGATGGGGCCAGCATCAGACGAACGAGGTGATTGAGTGGACGATGCGGCGCGATCCATCGCGCCTCGTCGACGGGCCCAGCGGATGGGAGGATCTGGGGGCGGGGTCGATGAAGGACATGCACAATTATCCGGGGCCGGGGATGTTCGCGGTGATGGACGAGCGGATCAGCGTGCTGGGCGAGTTCGGCGGGCTGGGGCTTCCGGTGAAGGATCACCTGTGGCAGCCGGATCGCAACTGGGGCTACCGGACGTACAAGGACTCGGACGAACTGGGCGATCACTATCGGCAGCTCATGATCAATCTGCACCGTCTGATCGGCAAGGGCCTCGCCGCCGCGGTGTACACGCAGACGACGGACGTCGAGGGCGAAGTCAACGGGCTGCTGACTTACGATCGCGAAATCTGCAAGATCGGCGTGGAAAAGCTGGCGAAATGGAATGCCGAGCTATACATGCCGCCGCCGATGGAAAAGACGATCGTGCCCACCAGCGCTGAAGCGCCGCAGCAGTGGCGCTACACGACGACTGCGCCGGCGGACGATTGGATGAAGCCGGACTTTGACGCATCCAACTGGCACGAAGCGCCCGGCGGGTTCGGCACGCCCGAGACGCCCAACACCACCGTCCGCACGCGCTGGGACACGCCCGACATCTGGATCCGCCGCACCGTCGAACTCGACGCCGGGGCGGGCGAACTGATGCTTTCGATCTATCACGATGAAGACGCGGAAGTGTTCATCAACGGCGTTCCGGCGACGACGGTCAAGGGTTTTGTCACCAACTACGTGACGATGCCCCTCAGCGCGGCGGCGACGGCGGCGCTGCGCGAGGGCCGCAACGTCATCGCCATTCATTGTCATCAGACCGGCGGCGGGCAGTACGTCGACGCCGGGCTCATTCGCCTCGTTCCGCAAGGCGGCCGCTGA
- a CDS encoding sigma-70 family RNA polymerase sigma factor codes for MSQEAQEILAREWVKSQRLLTGYLHAALGDFQKSEEVAQRIAVVAVRRAADYDPQRPFVPWLLGIAKLELLKFSRDQARDRHQFTPDLLDRLTANYVEAAPQLKSMEQALRECLKQVPDRARQVLDMRYNQAMHTLEIARQARTTDAAIRALLKRTRHMLKRCIQSSLGWESTQ; via the coding sequence ATGTCGCAGGAAGCTCAGGAAATTCTCGCCCGGGAGTGGGTCAAGTCGCAGCGCTTGCTCACGGGTTATCTGCACGCGGCTCTGGGGGACTTTCAGAAATCGGAGGAAGTCGCGCAGCGCATCGCGGTGGTGGCGGTGCGGCGAGCGGCGGATTACGACCCGCAGCGGCCGTTCGTGCCATGGCTCTTGGGCATCGCCAAGCTGGAGCTGCTCAAGTTCAGTCGCGACCAGGCGCGGGATCGTCATCAGTTCACCCCCGATCTGCTCGACCGATTGACCGCCAATTACGTCGAAGCGGCGCCGCAACTCAAGTCGATGGAGCAGGCGCTGCGTGAATGTCTGAAGCAGGTTCCTGACCGTGCGCGTCAGGTGCTGGACATGCGATACAACCAGGCGATGCACACGCTCGAAATCGCCCGGCAGGCGCGGACCACCGACGCGGCGATCCGGGCGCTGCTCAAGCGCACGCGCCACATGCTCAAACGCTGCATTCAGTCCAGTCTGGGATGGGAGTCGACGCAGTGA
- a CDS encoding ATP-binding cassette domain-containing protein: MADTPLIEMRGIVKTFPGVRALDGVDLTLRRGEVHTLMGENGAGKSTLVKVLTGVHRRDGGSIHFKGQPIDPASPLDAQRLGIATVYQEVNLVPDLSVAENISIGREPRRMGLIDWRAVRRRGEEAMARLGVSIDVRQSVRSCSIAIQQMVAIARALDQNASVLVLDEPTSSLDTAEVAELFTVMRRLRGEGLAIVFISHFLEQVYAISDRLTVLRNGKLIGEYAAAKLPRLQLVSKMIGRELEAVERMEQRHATPATTTETPVVLEAKGLGRRHSVTSMDLQMRAGQVVGLAGLLGSGRTETARLIFGIDAPQEGSITIDGKPMHRHTPRAAIRHCIAFTPEDRKVQGIVPELSVRANIVLALQARRGWLRRIGSRDAEALAERFIKALNIATPDADKPVGQLSGGNQQKVILARWLAMDPRVLILDEPTRGIDVGAKAEIEKLIASLCQRGMALLFISSEIEEVARDSHRVIVLRDRKKVGELTGGDITLPKIMQFIAARHAESADA, encoded by the coding sequence ATGGCGGATACACCTCTCATCGAGATGCGCGGGATCGTCAAGACGTTTCCGGGCGTGCGGGCGCTCGACGGCGTCGACCTGACGCTGCGCCGCGGCGAAGTGCACACGCTCATGGGCGAAAACGGCGCGGGCAAAAGCACGCTCGTCAAAGTGCTCACCGGCGTGCACCGGCGCGACGGCGGAAGCATCCATTTCAAAGGACAGCCGATCGACCCGGCGAGCCCGCTCGACGCGCAGCGGCTGGGCATCGCGACGGTGTATCAGGAAGTCAACCTCGTGCCGGACTTGAGCGTGGCGGAGAACATCTCGATCGGGCGCGAGCCGCGGCGGATGGGGCTGATCGACTGGCGAGCGGTCCGTCGGCGGGGCGAAGAAGCGATGGCGCGGCTCGGCGTGAGCATCGACGTGCGGCAATCGGTGCGAAGCTGCTCGATCGCGATTCAGCAGATGGTCGCCATCGCCCGGGCGCTGGATCAGAACGCCTCCGTGCTCGTGCTCGACGAGCCGACGTCTTCGCTGGACACCGCCGAGGTCGCCGAGTTGTTTACGGTCATGCGGCGGCTGCGCGGCGAGGGACTGGCTATCGTCTTCATCAGCCACTTTCTCGAACAGGTCTACGCCATCAGCGACCGCCTCACCGTGCTGCGCAACGGCAAACTCATCGGCGAGTACGCGGCGGCGAAGCTGCCGCGGCTGCAGCTAGTGTCGAAGATGATCGGGCGGGAGCTTGAAGCGGTTGAGCGGATGGAACAGCGCCATGCGACCCCGGCGACGACGACGGAGACGCCCGTGGTGCTGGAGGCGAAAGGATTGGGGCGGCGTCATAGCGTGACGTCGATGGACCTTCAGATGCGAGCGGGGCAGGTCGTGGGGCTGGCGGGTCTGCTCGGATCGGGCCGCACCGAGACCGCGCGGTTGATCTTCGGCATCGACGCGCCGCAGGAAGGGTCGATCACGATCGATGGCAAGCCCATGCATCGTCACACGCCGCGCGCCGCCATCCGTCACTGCATTGCGTTCACGCCCGAAGACCGCAAAGTACAAGGCATCGTGCCGGAGTTGAGCGTGCGGGCGAACATCGTGCTGGCGCTTCAGGCGCGGCGCGGCTGGCTGCGTCGCATTGGCAGCCGGGACGCCGAGGCACTGGCGGAGCGTTTCATCAAGGCGCTGAACATCGCCACACCCGACGCTGACAAACCCGTCGGCCAGCTTTCGGGGGGCAATCAGCAGAAGGTGATTCTGGCGCGCTGGTTGGCGATGGATCCGCGCGTGCTGATTCTCGATGAACCGACGCGGGGCATCGACGTGGGCGCCAAAGCCGAGATCGAGAAGCTGATCGCCTCGCTGTGTCAGCGCGGCATGGCGCTCCTTTTCATCTCCAGCGAAATCGAGGAAGTCGCCCGCGATTCGCATCGGGTCATCGTGCTCCGCGATCGCAAAAAAGTCGGCGAACTGACCGGCGGCGACATCACCCTGCCGAAGATCATGCAGTTCATCGCGGCGCGACATGCGGAGAGCGCCGATGCGTGA
- a CDS encoding helix-turn-helix domain-containing protein, with product MPHIRQVALIVETSSIYGRRLLEGVNRYVQTHRPWSIFLDQSDLFARPPAWLATWRGDGIICRTRRSLLAIDPRRQPIVDLSDIEEPRPGVPRIESDHAAIGRLAADHLLNRGFRRFAFCGFSDHRWSELRHDGFKNRIAATGHDVHSYRSTWSGRRDRSWVVEQRRIERWLRRLKKPVGIMAANDLRGQHVLDAAARANLAIPETVAVIGCDNDELLCSLGRPPLSSVVPHAARVGYEAAGVLDRLMDGRHVKASSLLIEPLDVVTRQSSDVLAIEDALVAESLRIIRERASFGLSVEELLEELAVSRTTLERRFREQLGRSPHAEIRRAQLKRVKELLAGTELPLDRIARLTGFAHPEYLSVLFKRTERITPGRYRRQSQMR from the coding sequence ATGCCGCATATCCGACAGGTCGCGCTGATTGTGGAAACGTCGAGCATCTACGGCCGGCGGCTGCTGGAGGGCGTCAACCGATATGTGCAGACGCATCGGCCCTGGTCAATCTTTTTAGATCAGAGCGATCTGTTCGCACGCCCGCCGGCTTGGCTGGCGACCTGGCGCGGCGACGGGATCATCTGTCGCACCCGCCGATCGCTGCTGGCGATCGATCCCCGGCGTCAACCGATCGTGGACCTGAGCGACATCGAGGAGCCGCGCCCGGGCGTGCCACGCATCGAATCCGATCATGCCGCCATCGGCCGCCTCGCCGCCGATCATCTGCTCAACCGCGGATTTCGCCGCTTCGCATTCTGCGGGTTCTCCGATCACCGATGGTCGGAGCTGCGCCATGACGGATTCAAGAACCGGATCGCCGCGACCGGTCATGACGTACACAGCTACCGATCGACATGGAGCGGGCGGCGGGACCGGTCGTGGGTCGTCGAGCAGCGGCGCATCGAGCGCTGGCTTCGCCGACTCAAGAAGCCGGTCGGCATCATGGCGGCCAACGATCTGCGCGGCCAGCATGTGCTCGACGCCGCAGCGCGGGCGAATCTGGCGATCCCCGAAACGGTGGCGGTCATCGGGTGCGACAATGACGAGCTGCTTTGCAGTCTGGGTCGCCCGCCGCTGTCGAGCGTCGTGCCGCATGCGGCGCGCGTCGGGTACGAGGCGGCGGGCGTGCTGGACCGGCTCATGGACGGTCGGCACGTCAAGGCGTCGTCCCTGCTGATCGAGCCGCTCGATGTCGTGACGCGGCAGTCGTCGGATGTGCTGGCAATCGAGGATGCGCTGGTGGCCGAGTCGCTGCGGATCATCCGCGAGCGGGCAAGTTTCGGTTTGAGCGTGGAGGAACTGCTCGAAGAGCTGGCGGTGTCGCGCACGACGCTGGAGCGGCGCTTCCGCGAGCAGCTCGGCCGATCGCCTCATGCCGAGATTCGCCGGGCGCAGCTCAAGCGCGTCAAGGAACTGCTCGCCGGGACCGAACTGCCGCTGGACCGCATCGCCCGGCTGACCGGCTTCGCGCACCCCGAATACCTGAGCGTCCTGTTCAAGCGGACCGAGCGCATCACGCCCGGCCGATATCGACGCCAATCGCAGATGCGCTAA
- a CDS encoding sugar ABC transporter permease YjfF yields the protein MKRLPTWMRSPTVATALVFVVLYASASLAYPGFCSWFGFTSMFAENASLGMAAIGMTFVIISGGIDLSVGAVIALASIFLAKCLVVWHMPVVPAVLLVMALGAGFGAGMGAIIRCFRLPPFLVTLAGMFLARGVALALTPQKRLEIRGVPAFDALVRFGIVDFNLPAIVFMITMAGAMVLASMTRFGRNIYAIGGSESSAMLMGLPIGSTTIRIYALSGLCAAIGGIIHAVGTQAGDASAAYLMELDAIAAVVIGGTLLSGGVGHVAGTLLGVLILGVITTIPNYQGNLNTWWTKIAIGGFLLMFILLQRLLERSTRAT from the coding sequence ATGAAACGATTGCCGACATGGATGCGATCGCCGACTGTCGCCACAGCGTTGGTCTTTGTCGTGCTCTACGCGTCCGCATCGCTGGCGTATCCGGGGTTCTGCTCGTGGTTCGGGTTCACTTCGATGTTCGCGGAGAACGCTTCGCTGGGCATGGCGGCGATCGGCATGACGTTCGTCATCATCTCCGGCGGAATCGACCTGTCCGTCGGCGCGGTGATCGCGCTGGCGAGCATCTTTCTGGCCAAGTGTCTGGTGGTCTGGCACATGCCGGTCGTGCCGGCGGTGTTGCTTGTCATGGCGCTGGGCGCGGGATTCGGCGCGGGTATGGGCGCGATCATCCGCTGCTTCCGATTGCCGCCTTTCCTCGTGACGCTCGCGGGGATGTTCCTCGCACGCGGCGTCGCGCTGGCGCTGACGCCGCAAAAGCGATTGGAAATCCGCGGCGTGCCGGCGTTCGATGCGCTTGTCCGTTTCGGCATCGTCGACTTCAACTTGCCGGCGATCGTGTTCATGATCACGATGGCCGGCGCGATGGTGCTCGCATCGATGACGCGATTCGGACGCAACATCTACGCCATCGGCGGCAGCGAATCGTCGGCCATGCTCATGGGCCTGCCTATCGGTTCGACCACGATCCGCATCTATGCTTTGAGCGGCCTGTGCGCCGCGATCGGCGGAATCATCCACGCCGTCGGCACGCAGGCCGGCGACGCCTCGGCGGCTTATCTGATGGAACTCGACGCCATCGCCGCCGTCGTCATCGGCGGCACACTCCTGTCCGGCGGCGTCGGGCACGTGGCGGGCACGCTTCTGGGCGTGCTCATCCTCGGCGTCATCACCACGATCCCCAACTACCAAGGCAACCTCAATACATGGTGGACGAAGATCGCCATCGGCGGATTCCTCCTGATGTTCATCCTGCTTCAGCGCCTGCTCGAGCGCAGCACACGCGCGACATAA
- the galK gene encoding galactokinase, translated as MHDEAGKSVTHDARLAALIARAEAGFMHRFGRAATYIAAAPGRVNLIGEHTDYNDGFVLPMAIDRYTVLAADRTTHGQVRFASALGESEAAVDVKTFDHEGQPAWSRYAIGPWALMAQRRIVGGAADVWIETDVPLGGGLSSSAALEVATATLVEALGGASLDAMDKAKLCQRAEHEYAGMPCGIMDQTVSVRARAGHALLLDCRSGEVEHVPMLDPGVSVLVANTNVKHALTESEYPTRRRQCRAAAEALHIVSLRDADMAMLNAATSAMDDVTYRRARHIITETARTQDAAAALRRGDWRAMGRLMDASHLSMRDDFEISCDELDLMVDLAHSIGIDGGVFGSRMTGGGFGGCTVSLIAADHASRIIDQMHRAYLDHTGIEPTLFLTHPARGAHMVRRPRLPAQEQTS; from the coding sequence ATGCACGACGAAGCGGGAAAATCCGTGACCCATGATGCGCGACTCGCGGCGCTGATCGCGCGCGCGGAGGCGGGGTTCATGCATCGCTTCGGCCGTGCGGCGACGTACATCGCGGCGGCGCCGGGGCGCGTCAATCTCATCGGCGAGCACACCGACTACAACGACGGCTTTGTGCTGCCGATGGCGATCGATCGCTACACCGTGCTCGCGGCAGACCGGACGACGCACGGGCAGGTCCGCTTCGCGAGCGCCTTGGGCGAGAGCGAGGCGGCGGTCGATGTGAAGACCTTTGACCATGAGGGCCAGCCGGCCTGGTCACGTTACGCGATCGGACCGTGGGCCCTGATGGCGCAGCGGCGCATCGTCGGGGGTGCGGCCGATGTGTGGATCGAAACGGATGTCCCGCTCGGCGGCGGGCTCTCGTCGAGCGCGGCCCTGGAAGTAGCAACGGCGACGCTCGTCGAAGCGCTCGGCGGCGCCTCGCTTGATGCGATGGACAAGGCGAAACTTTGCCAGCGGGCCGAGCATGAATACGCCGGCATGCCGTGCGGCATCATGGACCAGACCGTCAGCGTGCGGGCGCGTGCGGGGCATGCGCTGCTGCTCGATTGCCGCAGCGGCGAGGTGGAGCACGTGCCGATGCTCGATCCGGGCGTTTCGGTGCTGGTGGCCAATACGAATGTGAAGCACGCGCTGACGGAAAGCGAATATCCGACGCGGCGGCGGCAATGCCGCGCGGCGGCGGAGGCGCTGCACATCGTGTCGCTGCGCGATGCGGACATGGCGATGCTCAATGCGGCGACGTCGGCGATGGACGATGTCACCTATCGCCGGGCACGGCACATCATCACCGAAACCGCGCGGACGCAGGACGCGGCGGCGGCGCTGCGCCGCGGCGACTGGCGAGCTATGGGCCGGCTCATGGATGCGTCGCACCTGTCGATGCGTGATGACTTTGAGATCAGTTGCGATGAACTCGATCTGATGGTCGATCTCGCTCATTCGATCGGGATCGACGGCGGCGTGTTCGGCAGCCGCATGACCGGCGGGGGATTCGGCGGGTGCACCGTCTCGCTGATCGCCGCCGATCATGCTTCTCGCATCATCGATCAAATGCACCGCGCCTACCTCGACCATACCGGTATCGAGCCGACGCTCTTTCTGACTCACCCCGCCCGGGGCGCGCACATGGTGCGCCGCCCCCGGCTTCCCGCACAGGAGCAAACCTCATGA
- a CDS encoding ABC transporter permease yields MGKLIWPIAALGVLLVFNALVNPAFFHIEIIDGRLTGSLVDVLDRAAPVLLVSMGMTLVIATGGVDLSVGAVMAMAGSLAAVLLAQHGASLTMAITVPLIVCTLAGAWNGLLVSTAGIQPIVATLILMVTGRGIAQLLSDGQIISVAGHAGFTFIGGGDLFGLPFTVTIVVVMAMLTAGLTRMTALGLFIESVGGNETASHYAGLNVRLIRFMVYAFTGLCAGIAGLIYASDITAADANNAGLYIELDAILAVVIGGTPLVGGRFSLTGSLIGALIIQTLTTTILMTRFGGQSIPTEYNFIIKALVVLIVCLFQSDVLRSMVFRRKVRA; encoded by the coding sequence ATGGGCAAACTCATCTGGCCGATCGCGGCGCTGGGCGTCCTGCTCGTGTTCAACGCGCTGGTCAACCCGGCGTTCTTTCACATCGAAATCATCGACGGCCGCCTCACCGGTTCGCTTGTCGACGTGCTCGATCGGGCGGCGCCGGTGCTGCTGGTGTCGATGGGCATGACGCTGGTGATCGCGACGGGGGGTGTGGACCTTTCGGTCGGCGCGGTGATGGCGATGGCCGGTTCGCTGGCGGCGGTGCTGCTGGCGCAGCATGGCGCGAGTCTGACGATGGCGATTACCGTGCCGCTGATCGTCTGCACGCTCGCGGGGGCGTGGAACGGCTTGCTCGTGTCGACGGCGGGGATTCAACCGATTGTGGCGACGCTGATTCTGATGGTCACCGGACGGGGCATCGCGCAGCTTCTGAGCGACGGACAGATCATCAGCGTCGCCGGTCACGCCGGCTTCACATTCATCGGCGGGGGCGACCTGTTTGGACTTCCGTTCACCGTGACGATCGTCGTCGTCATGGCGATGCTCACGGCCGGTCTGACGCGCATGACCGCGCTGGGCCTGTTCATCGAATCCGTCGGTGGCAACGAAACCGCCTCTCACTACGCCGGCCTGAACGTCCGCCTGATCCGTTTCATGGTTTATGCGTTCACCGGCCTGTGCGCCGGGATCGCCGGTCTGATTTACGCATCCGACATCACGGCCGCGGACGCCAACAACGCCGGTCTCTACATCGAGCTCGACGCCATTCTCGCCGTCGTCATCGGCGGCACGCCGCTTGTCGGCGGACGTTTCTCGCTCACCGGCTCGCTCATCGGCGCCCTGATCATTCAAACGCTCACGACGACGATCCTCATGACACGCTTCGGCGGGCAGAGCATCCCCACCGAATATAACTTCATCATCAAGGCTCTCGTGGTGCTCATCGTGTGCCTGTTCCAATCGGACGTGCTGCGGTCGATGGTGTTTCGTCGAAAGGTGCGGGCATGA
- a CDS encoding substrate-binding domain-containing protein, with the protein MNFRTRMLALTVALSLLAGCNKEPASSTGSGGGMSAAKKLVVGFSQIGAESNWRTAETQSIQGEAQKRGVELKFSDAQQKQENQIKALNAFIAQGVDAIILAPVVETGWEPVLGKAKERGIPVILVDRGVSVSDASLYATLIASDFVNEGKMAGEWLAMKMDGKANIVELQGTVGAAPAIDRKKGFEEAIAAHPDMKIIRSQSGEFTRAKGKEVMEAFLKSAGDEINAVYAHNDDMALGAIQAIEEAGKKPGVDIIVVSVDGVKAAFEAMVAGKLNCTVECNPLLGPAAFDAVEQAAAGKPLPKHTVVEDKVFDQSTAKDVIGSRQY; encoded by the coding sequence ATGAACTTCCGAACCCGCATGCTCGCCTTGACCGTGGCCCTGTCTCTGCTCGCCGGTTGTAACAAGGAACCGGCTTCCTCAACTGGAAGCGGCGGGGGAATGAGTGCGGCGAAGAAACTCGTCGTGGGCTTCTCGCAGATCGGCGCCGAGTCGAACTGGCGCACCGCCGAAACGCAATCGATTCAGGGCGAAGCCCAGAAGCGCGGTGTCGAACTCAAGTTCTCCGACGCGCAGCAGAAGCAGGAAAATCAGATCAAGGCGCTCAATGCGTTCATCGCGCAGGGCGTGGATGCGATCATTCTCGCGCCGGTGGTCGAGACGGGGTGGGAGCCGGTGCTGGGCAAGGCCAAGGAGCGCGGCATTCCGGTGATCCTCGTCGACAGGGGCGTGAGCGTGAGCGATGCCAGTCTGTACGCGACGCTGATCGCTTCGGATTTCGTGAACGAAGGCAAGATGGCGGGGGAGTGGCTGGCCATGAAGATGGACGGCAAAGCGAATATCGTCGAGCTTCAGGGCACGGTCGGGGCTGCGCCTGCGATCGATCGCAAGAAGGGCTTTGAGGAAGCGATCGCCGCGCATCCGGACATGAAGATCATCCGAAGCCAGAGCGGCGAATTCACACGTGCAAAGGGAAAGGAAGTGATGGAGGCGTTTCTGAAGTCCGCCGGCGACGAGATCAACGCCGTGTACGCACACAACGACGACATGGCGCTGGGCGCGATCCAGGCGATCGAGGAAGCGGGCAAGAAGCCGGGCGTGGACATCATCGTCGTGTCGGTCGACGGCGTGAAGGCGGCGTTCGAGGCGATGGTGGCGGGCAAACTCAACTGCACGGTCGAGTGCAATCCGCTGCTGGGTCCGGCGGCCTTCGACGCCGTCGAGCAGGCGGCCGCGGGTAAGCCGCTGCCCAAACACACGGTCGTCGAGGACAAGGTGTTCGATCAGTCGACGGCGAAGGATGTCATCGGGTCACGCCAGTATTGA
- a CDS encoding aminotransferase class V-fold PLP-dependent enzyme: MPVTPSRLLLGPGPSPVPPSVLAALAQPTIGHMDPAFMKIMDETRQMLMKVFDTTNELTLAVSGTGSAGAEALMVNLLEPGDTALICVNGVFGGRLADKAGRCGANVVKIEAPWGTVFDQEALIEKIKEVKPNLFAIVHAETSTGAHQPLDRLGKAVHDVGGLFVIDCVTSLGGAPVKIDEWGVDAAYSGTQKCLSCPPGLSPVTFSPRAIERIKARKKKVQSWYLDMTFLMNYWTGNRAYHHTAPVNMNVALHEALRLVLEEGLEKRFERHRQTHAYLAEQIKPLGLPFTNQKGHRLPMLNPVAIPAGVDDKQVRARLLNEMNIEIGAGLGDLAGKAWRIGLMGHGSTKQNVDTVVGALKKVLADIPAKT; encoded by the coding sequence ATGCCCGTCACTCCCTCGCGTCTGTTGCTCGGTCCCGGCCCCAGCCCCGTTCCGCCCAGCGTGCTCGCCGCGCTCGCGCAGCCGACGATCGGACACATGGACCCGGCGTTCATGAAGATCATGGACGAAACGCGCCAGATGCTCATGAAGGTCTTCGACACGACCAACGAGCTGACCCTCGCCGTCTCCGGCACCGGCAGCGCGGGGGCCGAGGCGCTGATGGTCAACCTGCTCGAGCCCGGCGACACCGCGCTGATCTGCGTCAACGGCGTCTTCGGCGGTCGCCTCGCCGACAAGGCCGGCCGATGCGGCGCGAACGTCGTCAAGATCGAAGCCCCCTGGGGCACCGTCTTCGATCAGGAGGCGCTCATCGAAAAGATCAAGGAGGTCAAGCCCAACCTCTTCGCCATCGTGCATGCCGAAACGTCCACCGGGGCGCATCAGCCGCTCGATCGGCTGGGCAAAGCGGTGCATGACGTCGGCGGGCTGTTCGTCATCGACTGCGTGACGAGTCTGGGCGGTGCGCCGGTGAAGATCGACGAATGGGGCGTTGATGCGGCTTACTCGGGGACGCAGAAGTGCCTGTCCTGCCCGCCGGGGCTCAGCCCGGTGACCTTCTCGCCGCGCGCGATCGAGCGGATCAAGGCGCGGAAGAAGAAGGTTCAGTCGTGGTATTTGGACATGACGTTCCTCATGAACTACTGGACCGGCAACCGGGCGTATCATCACACCGCGCCGGTGAACATGAACGTCGCGCTGCATGAGGCCCTGCGCCTCGTGCTCGAAGAAGGGCTCGAGAAGCGATTCGAGCGCCATCGCCAGACGCACGCTTATCTCGCCGAGCAGATCAAGCCGCTCGGCCTGCCGTTCACGAATCAGAAGGGCCATCGTCTGCCGATGCTCAACCCCGTCGCCATCCCGGCGGGCGTCGACGACAAGCAGGTCCGCGCGCGTCTGCTCAATGAGATGAACATCGAAATCGGCGCGGGCCTCGGCGATCTGGCGGGCAAAGCATGGCGCATCGGCCTGATGGGCCACGGCTCGACGAAACAGAACGTCGACACCGTCGTCGGAGCCCTCAAGAAAGTCCTCGCCGACATCCCCGCCAAAACCTAA